One Elusimicrobiota bacterium genomic region harbors:
- a CDS encoding cupin domain-containing protein, with protein MAELERKNYQIWGKQRNEALKKFKLAMKKFGLTMPAVKPQLLDFGSGKFYKTGLIEYWVANEDKEGYCGKFLFVFGGQTCPYHHHDFKHETFFILKGSVSMKVNGKKTTKKQGGIVVMPPGVDHSFTGIGNALLLEVSKPCQPNDNLFEDKSIGENGVL; from the coding sequence ATGGCGGAATTAGAGAGGAAGAATTACCAGATTTGGGGTAAGCAGAGGAACGAGGCGTTAAAAAAATTTAAATTGGCTATGAAAAAATTCGGGTTGACTATGCCTGCTGTAAAACCGCAGTTGTTGGATTTCGGGTCTGGGAAATTTTATAAAACAGGTTTAATTGAATACTGGGTAGCTAATGAGGATAAGGAAGGATATTGCGGTAAATTTCTTTTTGTGTTTGGTGGGCAGACTTGTCCTTATCATCACCACGATTTCAAACACGAGACGTTTTTTATACTCAAAGGGTCTGTCAGTATGAAAGTAAACGGCAAAAAAACTACGAAAAAACAAGGCGGGATAGTTGTAATGCCTCCCGGTGTTGACCATTCGTTTACCGGTATCGGGAATGCTTTGCTTCTTGAAGTTTCAAAACCATGTCAGCCGAACGATAATTTGTTTGAAGATAAATCAATCGGCGAAAACGGTGTATTATAA
- the lipB gene encoding lipoyl(octanoyl) transferase LipB — MKILDLGLIEYKEAYKIQKELVEKRDKKLIPDTLVILEHPPVVTIGKLGTKKNILEFSEKIEIIETDRGGDVTCHCPGQIVGYPIFDLKERGKDIHKYLRDLEEVFIQLLKKYDIDAGRRKGYTGVWVGENKKIVSLGVGVKHWITYHGFAFNVNPDLSYFNTIVPCGINGVEMVSLEKLLGKKIDVKKVKSDIINSFLNVFDLENAGRASSATTKEIC; from the coding sequence ATGAAAATACTGGATTTGGGTTTAATTGAATATAAGGAAGCATATAAGATTCAAAAAGAACTGGTTGAGAAAAGAGATAAAAAACTAATACCGGACACGCTGGTTATTTTGGAACACCCGCCGGTAGTCACAATAGGTAAGCTTGGAACCAAAAAAAATATACTTGAATTTAGTGAAAAAATAGAGATAATAGAAACAGACCGCGGAGGAGACGTTACCTGCCATTGTCCGGGCCAGATTGTAGGTTATCCGATATTTGATTTAAAAGAACGGGGCAAAGATATACATAAATACTTGAGGGATTTGGAAGAAGTATTCATTCAATTATTGAAAAAGTATGATATAGATGCCGGTCGCCGTAAAGGTTACACCGGTGTTTGGGTCGGAGAAAATAAAAAAATAGTATCTTTAGGTGTCGGGGTAAAACATTGGATTACTTACCACGGGTTTGCTTTTAATGTAAATCCCGATTTGTCTTATTTTAATACAATTGTTCCCTGCGGTATTAACGGCGTTGAAATGGTTTCTTTGGAAAAATTATTAGGTAAGAAAATTGATGTAAAAAAAGTTAAATCTGATATTATAAATTCTTTTTTAAACGTATTTGATTTGGAAAATGCAGGCAGAGCAAGCTCTGCCACTACAAAGGAAATATGTTAG
- a CDS encoding biotin attachment protein, which yields MITKILMPKLSETMEEGIITGWLKKEGEKVKKGEPLFEITTDKAAFEVESTATGYLRKILFPVNTEKKIAINKTIAYITKTKNEKI from the coding sequence ATGATTACAAAAATATTGATGCCGAAACTTAGCGAGACAATGGAAGAAGGGATAATAACCGGCTGGCTGAAAAAAGAAGGTGAAAAAGTGAAAAAAGGAGAACCGCTTTTTGAAATCACCACAGACAAGGCGGCGTTTGAAGTTGAATCGACCGCAACCGGTTATTTAAGAAAGATACTTTTCCCGGTAAACACTGAAAAAAAAATAGCGATAAATAAAACAATAGCGTATATAACCAAAACAAAAAACGAAAAGATATAG
- the lipA gene encoding lipoyl synthase, whose protein sequence is MVAVVPSWLKKRVSAENKTSRVSKSLAGKKINTVCQSAVCPNINECFNRGTATFMILGDVCTRSCMFCAVKKGKPELTDPAEPERIAEAVKELGLLYAVITSVTRDDLEDGGAQFFADTVEAIYSINPKIKVEVLIPDFQGNEKSIKKVVDSKPAVIGHNVEMVPSLYNRIRPQAVYERSLHVLEIIKNMDKNIYTKSGLMLGLGEKYEDVIDVMKNLRKVNCDLLTIGQYLKPDKNCVPVDRYVTPEEYKEYEKVAYKLGFHSVASGPFVRSSYNAEKLLDNQL, encoded by the coding sequence ATGGTTGCTGTTGTTCCCTCTTGGCTGAAAAAAAGAGTTTCTGCTGAAAATAAAACCAGTAGAGTCAGCAAAAGTCTTGCAGGGAAAAAAATTAATACTGTTTGCCAGTCTGCCGTGTGCCCGAATATCAACGAGTGTTTTAATCGCGGAACTGCTACTTTTATGATATTAGGCGACGTCTGTACCCGCAGCTGTATGTTTTGTGCTGTAAAAAAAGGGAAACCTGAATTAACGGACCCGGCAGAGCCTGAACGGATTGCTGAAGCTGTTAAGGAATTAGGTTTATTGTATGCGGTAATAACTTCGGTTACCCGTGATGACCTTGAAGACGGCGGGGCACAATTTTTTGCAGATACTGTAGAGGCAATATATAGTATAAATCCTAAAATAAAAGTAGAAGTCCTGATACCTGATTTCCAGGGGAATGAAAAATCAATAAAAAAAGTAGTGGATTCAAAGCCGGCAGTTATCGGGCATAATGTGGAAATGGTGCCGTCACTTTATAATAGAATCAGGCCGCAGGCAGTGTACGAACGTTCGCTGCATGTATTAGAAATAATAAAAAATATGGACAAAAACATTTATACCAAATCGGGACTAATGCTGGGTTTGGGAGAAAAATACGAAGATGTTATTGATGTGATGAAAAACCTCAGGAAAGTCAATTGTGATTTACTAACAATAGGGCAGTATCTTAAACCTGATAAAAATTGTGTTCCTGTAGATAGATACGTTACTCCTGAAGAATATAAAGAATACGAAAAGGTTGCATATAAATTAGGGTTTCATTCAGTTGCATCAGGTCCATTTGTGAGAAGTTCATATAACGCTGAAAAGTTGTTGGATAATCAGTTGTAG
- the gcvH gene encoding glycine cleavage system protein GcvH produces MVPAELKYTKEHEWVKLEGNKATVGITDFAQDALGDITFIKLPNLGDSITQFQEVGCLESIKSVSNIYSPLSGKVSDINKTLESAPEKINKSAYSEGWIYKLQDIKQAEFDKLLSSKEYEEFLKTLG; encoded by the coding sequence ATGGTACCGGCTGAATTGAAGTATACTAAAGAACATGAATGGGTTAAATTAGAGGGGAACAAGGCTACGGTAGGCATTACGGATTTTGCACAGGATGCGCTTGGCGATATAACGTTTATCAAATTGCCTAATTTAGGGGATAGTATCACTCAGTTTCAGGAAGTAGGTTGCTTGGAATCAATAAAATCAGTAAGCAATATATATAGTCCTTTGAGTGGAAAAGTAAGTGATATAAATAAAACGCTTGAATCCGCGCCGGAAAAGATTAATAAGTCAGCTTATAGTGAAGGCTGGATTTACAAATTGCAGGATATAAAACAAGCGGAATTTGACAAGCTTTTAAGTTCAAAAGAATACGAGGAATTTTTAAAGACGTTAGGATAA
- a CDS encoding NYN domain-containing protein: MKILVVDGYNVINRIEYLAEIADRDLKDARDAVTELANEYKKRDGGISEVYVVFDGQNQYKDLDIPRRKEHIFSDSGEGDRKIIETIRRVSNKGTVVVVSDDNYVRNNARAYSSNLMRPVDLLEK, translated from the coding sequence ATGAAAATACTTGTTGTTGACGGCTATAATGTGATTAATAGGATTGAATATTTGGCGGAAATTGCGGACAGGGATTTAAAAGACGCCCGGGACGCAGTTACTGAGCTTGCAAACGAATATAAAAAGAGAGACGGGGGTATATCGGAAGTATATGTTGTTTTTGACGGGCAAAATCAATATAAAGATTTAGATATACCTCGCAGGAAAGAGCATATATTTTCAGATTCAGGCGAGGGTGACAGGAAAATTATAGAAACAATCAGGAGAGTGTCAAACAAAGGGACAGTAGTTGTTGTGTCTGACGATAATTACGTCCGCAATAACGCCCGCGCCTATTCATCGAATCTAATGAGGCCAGTGGATTTGCTCGAGAAGTGA
- the gcvPA gene encoding aminomethyl-transferring glycine dehydrogenase subunit GcvPA, translated as MDYISNTIDDQKEMLKVINIKDIKELFSCIPKELKPKSFNIPEGKSEFEVRKYLYELSGKNSTHLISFLGGGFYDHYIPVAVDAITGRSEFYTSYTPYQPEASQGVLRSIFEYQSAVCRLTEMDVSNSSLYDGGTALYEAAMMSTRITGRKKIIVDEGVNPIYRKMLRTYTSNLSLELVEIPALDGVVDRKKILSEINDSVSAVVLQNPNFFGGIDDYTDIFEQVHKFKGIGILSFYPLSLGILKTPGEMGADIAVAEGQSLGIPLSFGGPYLGVIATKLKYVREMPGRIVGSTVDNKGRRGYVLTLQTREQHIRRERATSNICSNETLCAIRALVYCTLIGKEGIKEAANLCLAKSEYTKNRLMQIKNLKIKFSTPTFNEFVIELPKDAADLISTLIEKGFAAGFPLGRYYKGMEKCLLVALTEKRTKEEIGCFAEALEASI; from the coding sequence ATGGATTATATTTCTAATACAATAGACGACCAGAAAGAGATGTTAAAAGTTATCAATATAAAAGATATTAAAGAGCTGTTTTCATGCATTCCAAAAGAATTAAAACCGAAATCTTTCAATATCCCGGAAGGTAAATCCGAATTTGAAGTAAGAAAATATCTCTATGAATTGTCTGGGAAAAATTCCACGCATTTGATATCCTTTTTGGGCGGCGGGTTTTATGACCATTATATACCTGTTGCGGTTGACGCGATAACCGGCAGGAGCGAGTTTTACACATCATATACGCCGTATCAGCCGGAGGCGTCACAGGGTGTTTTGCGTTCTATATTTGAATACCAGTCGGCTGTATGCCGGTTGACGGAGATGGATGTTTCGAACTCTTCTTTATATGACGGGGGCACGGCATTATACGAAGCTGCGATGATGTCAACCCGTATAACAGGCAGGAAAAAAATTATAGTTGATGAGGGTGTTAACCCGATATACAGGAAAATGCTGAGGACTTATACAAGCAATCTTTCTTTGGAATTAGTAGAAATACCTGCTTTAGACGGTGTTGTAGACAGGAAGAAAATTCTGTCTGAAATTAACGACAGCGTTTCGGCAGTTGTTTTACAAAACCCGAATTTTTTCGGCGGTATAGACGATTATACCGATATATTTGAGCAGGTACACAAATTTAAAGGTATCGGGATATTGTCGTTTTACCCGTTATCGCTAGGTATATTAAAGACGCCCGGCGAAATGGGTGCGGATATAGCGGTAGCTGAAGGGCAGAGTCTGGGAATCCCGCTTTCTTTCGGCGGTCCTTATTTAGGCGTTATAGCGACAAAATTAAAATATGTAAGGGAAATGCCGGGCAGGATTGTCGGCAGTACCGTTGATAATAAAGGCAGGCGCGGTTACGTGCTGACTTTGCAGACCAGGGAGCAGCATATAAGGAGAGAAAGAGCTACATCCAATATATGTTCAAATGAAACGCTTTGTGCTATCCGCGCGCTGGTTTATTGTACGCTAATAGGCAAAGAGGGTATAAAAGAAGCTGCAAATTTATGTCTCGCAAAATCAGAATATACAAAAAACAGGCTGATGCAGATTAAAAATTTAAAAATAAAATTTAGCACCCCGACCTTCAACGAGTTTGTGATTGAATTACCGAAAGACGCGGCAGATTTAATAAGCACGCTGATAGAAAAAGGTTTTGCTGCAGGGTTCCCGCTCGGCAGGTATTATAAAGGTATGGAAAAGTGCCTGTTGGTAGCGCTTACTGAAAAGCGGACAAAAGAAGAAATAGGATGTTTTGCGGAAGCGTTAGAAGCAAGTATATAG
- the gcvT gene encoding glycine cleavage system aminomethyltransferase GcvT — translation MKETILKEVHKKLGAKFMEFAGWNMPIQYAGIKDEHLATRKSAGLFDVSHMGRFVFKGKNAVPFLQHVLTNNAAALDIGQSQYTIIPNSNGGAIDDAYLYRFFKEEYILVVNAGNKQKDWDYFKEAIKNFNDVEMVDDSENLAMISLQGPLSKKILNDVISYGTLPEPFRNRLSVVLIDNVKVLIARTGYTGEPLCFELFIDKNSVVKIWDFLIANGATSVGLGARDTLRLEAGLPLYGHELGLDSEGKEIPIFACSLSRFAVSFSPLKGDFTGKSALLKQFEALKKIINRDYSLIKDLPRLIMPVALTERGVARAGCKVFSGEKHVGYITSGTTVPYWKFEGEGLLSKITNENDMRSICLALIDSNLQEGNNLDVEIRGEKKKAVIVPYHLKSETPPYARPVLFDYVLKKDKSVTDKTKYIDKVKSLLDETVENTIWRQKECINLIPSEQTQSRMTRLLSVMDPAFRYAEYKPVKAFYDVEIFYYQGTDFISKVENLLQKEMCSFLGCSEVETRPVSGQMSNVVVFSAVVDYINRLDRGSEQRRMRSVLNNHIIKGGHLSAQPMGGLHDFVASDPRTEKPAVVNFPVLAENPYKIDVPACRELIAENKPELIIFGKSMVLHPEPVKEIREFVKDLSLNCIIMYDMAHVLGLVGPHFQEPFKEGADIVTGSTHKTFFGTQRGIIGANYKKQDMLYEFWETIKKRTFPGSVSNHHLGTLLGLLMSAYEMNYFKDEYQKKVLSNAKAFARALKDCGMNVIGDPKVSFTETHQVIINVGYAKGVEFAKKLEENNIIVNYQATLEEEGFTAAGSIRLGVSEMTRFGMKEEDFKTVAQLIYDVTVGGKPVKDKVKEFRKNFVNVNFCFSGKEFDIIIEKLHKLI, via the coding sequence ATGAAAGAAACTATTCTTAAGGAAGTTCACAAGAAGTTGGGTGCGAAATTTATGGAATTTGCCGGCTGGAATATGCCTATCCAGTATGCAGGCATCAAAGACGAGCATCTGGCGACAAGAAAGTCAGCCGGTCTTTTTGATGTTTCGCATATGGGCAGGTTTGTGTTTAAAGGCAAAAACGCGGTTCCGTTCCTCCAGCATGTACTTACCAATAATGCAGCTGCTCTTGATATAGGCCAATCACAATATACGATTATACCTAATTCTAACGGCGGGGCTATTGACGACGCATATCTCTACCGGTTTTTTAAAGAGGAATATATTCTTGTCGTAAATGCAGGTAACAAGCAGAAAGACTGGGACTATTTCAAAGAAGCGATTAAAAATTTTAACGATGTGGAAATGGTTGACGATTCCGAAAACCTGGCTATGATTTCACTGCAAGGTCCGTTATCAAAAAAAATACTTAATGATGTGATAAGTTATGGTACACTTCCGGAACCGTTCAGGAACCGGTTAAGCGTTGTTTTGATAGATAATGTCAAGGTGCTGATTGCCAGGACAGGATATACCGGCGAGCCGCTTTGTTTTGAACTTTTCATAGATAAAAATAGTGTTGTTAAAATCTGGGATTTTTTAATAGCTAACGGGGCGACTTCTGTAGGATTAGGTGCCAGGGATACATTGCGTCTTGAAGCCGGGCTTCCTCTATACGGTCACGAGCTGGGGCTTGATTCTGAAGGTAAAGAGATACCTATTTTTGCATGTTCATTATCAAGGTTTGCGGTAAGTTTTTCTCCTTTAAAAGGTGATTTTACCGGGAAGAGCGCTTTACTTAAACAATTTGAAGCATTAAAGAAAATCATCAACAGGGATTACTCGCTAATAAAGGATTTGCCGAGATTAATTATGCCGGTAGCACTTACTGAAAGAGGTGTCGCCAGAGCGGGCTGTAAAGTTTTTTCCGGAGAGAAACATGTCGGGTATATAACCAGTGGGACGACAGTGCCTTACTGGAAATTTGAAGGTGAAGGACTTTTAAGTAAGATTACAAATGAAAACGATATGCGTTCAATTTGTCTTGCTTTAATTGACAGCAATCTTCAGGAAGGTAATAATCTTGATGTAGAAATCAGGGGTGAAAAGAAAAAAGCAGTTATTGTGCCGTACCATTTAAAATCAGAGACACCGCCGTATGCCAGGCCTGTTTTATTTGACTATGTTTTGAAAAAAGATAAATCGGTAACTGATAAAACGAAATATATAGATAAAGTGAAAAGTCTTCTTGATGAAACAGTAGAAAATACTATCTGGAGACAGAAAGAATGTATAAATCTTATCCCGTCCGAACAGACACAGTCCCGGATGACGCGTTTGCTTTCAGTTATGGACCCGGCATTCCGGTATGCGGAATATAAACCTGTCAAGGCTTTCTACGATGTAGAAATATTTTATTACCAGGGCACGGATTTTATCAGCAAAGTAGAGAATCTTCTTCAAAAAGAAATGTGCAGTTTTTTGGGATGTAGCGAGGTGGAAACACGTCCTGTCAGCGGACAGATGTCAAATGTTGTAGTGTTCAGTGCTGTGGTTGACTATATTAACAGGCTGGACCGTGGTTCGGAACAGCGAAGAATGCGTAGTGTCCTGAACAACCATATTATTAAAGGTGGCCATCTTAGCGCTCAGCCGATGGGCGGGTTACATGATTTTGTTGCAAGCGATCCGAGGACGGAAAAACCGGCAGTTGTAAATTTTCCGGTACTTGCAGAGAACCCGTATAAGATAGATGTTCCTGCATGCAGGGAACTTATTGCTGAAAATAAACCTGAACTTATTATTTTCGGTAAAAGTATGGTTCTTCACCCGGAGCCGGTTAAAGAAATACGGGAATTTGTCAAAGACCTTTCATTAAATTGTATTATTATGTACGATATGGCACATGTGCTGGGACTTGTCGGACCTCATTTCCAGGAACCGTTTAAAGAAGGCGCTGATATTGTTACCGGTTCTACGCATAAAACTTTTTTTGGTACACAAAGAGGGATTATAGGTGCAAATTATAAAAAACAGGATATGCTTTACGAGTTTTGGGAGACAATAAAAAAGAGGACGTTTCCGGGAAGCGTGAGTAATCATCATCTCGGGACGCTTTTGGGGTTGCTGATGTCGGCTTACGAAATGAATTATTTTAAAGACGAATATCAGAAGAAGGTTTTGTCAAATGCAAAAGCGTTTGCCAGGGCGCTTAAGGATTGCGGTATGAACGTAATCGGTGACCCGAAAGTCAGTTTTACCGAAACACACCAGGTTATTATAAATGTCGGTTATGCAAAAGGCGTGGAGTTTGCAAAGAAACTGGAAGAGAATAATATAATAGTAAATTACCAGGCGACTTTGGAAGAAGAAGGTTTTACTGCTGCAGGTTCCATTAGATTAGGTGTTTCGGAAATGACAAGGTTTGGTATGAAAGAAGAAGATTTTAAAACGGTGGCACAGCTTATATATGATGTTACAGTAGGCGGTAAACCGGTCAAAGATAAAGTTAAAGAGTTTAGAAAAAATTTTGTTAATGTGAATTTCTGTTTTTCCGGCAAAGAATTTGATATAATAATAGAAAAGCTGCATAAACTGATTTAA
- the lpdA gene encoding dihydrolipoyl dehydrogenase — protein MDYDIIVIGSGPGGYVAAIRAAQLGAKVAVVDKGEVGGVCLNCGCIPTKTLIATAELFSKIKNSKEFGINIENPKVDFPAVIDRKEKIIKKLQGGISSLFRSHKIEFIKGEAKITGQNKVEVNGKTIESSKIIIATGSSPMVLPGLVPDGKTILTSTDILINREIPQSLVIIGGGVIGIEFASLFNSLGVKVTIVEMLPRILINEDEEISTTMTRILAGKGVEIKTNSKVLKVEGNKLEIESAGVKSEINADKVLLCIGRKPNTAGLGLEKINIEVEKGFIKVNSRMETSAKNVYAVGDAAGKYLLAYTASAEGIVAAENATGKESEIDYRVIPSCIFSSPEIGSVGLTEAEAKKRGYLVKVGKFPLMASGRAVILNETKGLVKVIVDEKTDKILGVHIIGNEATELIHLPAMAIKLESTTKEFERICFGHPSLSETILEAVHDVHKQAIDLPKKN, from the coding sequence ATGGATTACGATATTATTGTTATAGGTTCCGGTCCCGGGGGGTATGTGGCGGCAATCCGGGCTGCGCAGTTAGGTGCAAAAGTCGCGGTGGTGGATAAGGGCGAGGTAGGCGGTGTCTGCCTTAACTGCGGGTGTATTCCTACTAAAACACTGATAGCGACTGCCGAACTTTTCAGCAAAATAAAAAACTCGAAAGAATTCGGGATAAATATTGAAAATCCAAAAGTAGATTTTCCTGCTGTTATAGATAGGAAAGAAAAAATAATAAAGAAATTGCAGGGTGGAATTTCCTCACTGTTCCGCAGTCACAAGATTGAATTTATCAAAGGTGAAGCTAAAATCACCGGGCAAAATAAAGTGGAAGTCAACGGCAAAACTATAGAGTCGTCCAAAATAATAATAGCAACAGGTTCGTCACCTATGGTCCTGCCCGGTCTTGTGCCTGACGGCAAAACAATACTTACAAGTACAGATATTTTAATTAACAGGGAAATACCTCAGTCGCTGGTTATAATAGGCGGCGGGGTTATAGGTATTGAATTCGCGTCGCTTTTTAACAGCCTGGGTGTGAAGGTAACTATAGTAGAGATGTTGCCGAGAATATTGATAAATGAAGATGAAGAAATTTCAACAACGATGACGAGAATACTTGCGGGTAAAGGTGTGGAAATTAAAACAAATTCTAAAGTATTGAAAGTTGAAGGGAATAAATTGGAAATAGAAAGTGCGGGAGTAAAATCGGAAATAAATGCTGACAAGGTCTTGCTTTGCATCGGCAGGAAGCCCAATACCGCCGGGTTAGGATTGGAAAAAATTAATATAGAAGTTGAGAAGGGATTTATTAAAGTTAATAGCAGGATGGAAACAAGTGCTAAAAATGTTTATGCGGTAGGTGATGCTGCAGGAAAATATCTTTTGGCATACACGGCGTCTGCAGAAGGCATTGTCGCTGCTGAAAATGCTACGGGTAAAGAATCAGAGATAGATTACAGGGTCATACCAAGTTGTATTTTTTCTTCACCGGAAATAGGCAGTGTCGGGCTTACGGAAGCGGAAGCTAAAAAGAGAGGATATTTAGTTAAGGTTGGCAAGTTTCCTTTAATGGCGAGCGGCAGGGCGGTTATATTGAATGAGACAAAAGGGTTAGTGAAAGTAATTGTAGATGAAAAAACAGATAAGATACTTGGCGTGCATATAATAGGAAACGAGGCGACAGAGCTTATCCATTTACCTGCCATGGCGATTAAACTGGAATCCACGACAAAAGAATTCGAAAGAATTTGTTTCGGTCACCCTTCGCTAAGCGAAACAATACTTGAAGCAGTTCACGATGTACATAAACAAGCGATAGATTTGCCAAAAAAGAACTAA